Sequence from the Zeugodacus cucurbitae isolate PBARC_wt_2022May chromosome 5, idZeuCucr1.2, whole genome shotgun sequence genome:
CAGAAGGACGCGAATAGCTCACAAACAAGCATCGATTCAGATCGCGCAGAAGTGGTAAATCACCAGATCAAGGATGAACCCGATTTCCAGGTCAACAACATGGACCCCGATGAGCATGGCAGCCAGAATGAGGCATTCGAAGAGATCGAGATGGATACCAGTGACGGCGTGGGACAGCTGGAACAGGAACCTATAGATCcgttgcagcagcaacagcaacaattacaacaacaacagcagcagcagcagcaacaccagCAACAGGTGCTACAGCagcatgtgcaacaacaacaacaacagcagcagcagcagcagcaaacactGCAGACACAACAGATATCGGTGGATCAAATTAGCGCCGAGAAGTTGACACTCAACGATTTGCTACAATTCAAAACAACGCGTCCACGCGAAGACATCATACTGCAGATAAAACATCCCGTTGATTCCAACAGTGAGTTACCTCTACTAGCAATCTCTCATTCAGTGAAATAACCTCGCTTTTTTTCGTTCTCACACAGCCACCCACATTACCATACCATCGCCAACGCGCATTACCATACCCAGCCAGCATCAGCCGCAGCAGCACACCATCACCGCCATGCCCGCGACGGCCTACAATCAGCAGATCATCAGCGAGATCAAGCCGCAGCAAATAACACTTGCCCAATACCAAGCGCAGCagttgcaacagcagcagcagcagcttgcCCAACACCAGCTCGCCGTCGccgcacagcagcaacaacaacagcagcagcagcaacagcatcaAATAAAGATGCAATTGCAATCACCAGCGACCGCACAGTTCGCAACTGCAACGCCGACCTTCACTTGCACAACACTACACGCTCTGCCCGTGGCCACAGCACCAGCGCCAGCACCCGTCGTGCCGACTGTGAGTGTAAGCAACGCCGCAGTGGCAGCAACGACGCCGGGAAACACCACCATCACGGTGGAGTCGTTTGAGGAGAAAGTGCAGTACTTCCGCCTGAAGGAGGCAGAGCTGCGCTACAAAGAGACGCAGGTGGCATTGGAACAGAAGAAAATTGAACTCAGCCGCGCTCAAGAGGACTTGAAGCATTTGCGTGAGGTGCATCGCCTGCAGGTAGAGGAGCTGAAGATGAAGATACGCATTTTGCAGGAAGAGGAGAAACTGCTGCGCAAGAGTCCCAGCGCAGTGCAGGTATAGAACGGGGATGGTTGGCCACAGCAATGTGGGGGAGTTGAGTGGAGGAGAGAGAGTATTGATTATGCATTATTGGTTATCTAATAAGATATTGGTTAAGTTTTTCTTTGGtactagaaataaaattttaaatctatacataaatttatacaaGTACTAGTTTTCTAATGATAATGCAAAGAGAATTTCAAATTGTTACTTTTTGGCATTTGTCTACGCGGAATAAATCTGTGGACTTTAGTTGTACGAAAGATACGTATTGCTGAGTGTTTCGCAAAGGAATGTAATCTAAATTAACGTAAAAGCGTCGCAACGACGAAAACAAATCGAATTGTATATACTAAGTTATTTATCTCGAATTACTGAAACTAATAAAGAGAAACTGACGCTCATTTCAACGTGAATAAGTTTTATGAAACAAACATAGTATTAACCCCGAATATTAAATAACTTTCACTAAATAATGTAAGAGAGTAGAGTATGGTTGTACTCACGCATTTTCATGTGCTTTCGCTTGCCCTTATTCTTGTTGCCGGTGTGCTCGTAAGGCATGCGGATTGGCACGGTGCCCAGAGGAGCTGAGTCTTCGCCATGTATTTGCTTCGGTATCACTTCCAGCAAGCTGCCTTCGCTGACCTGCAATAAAAGAGAGTGTTTATGGGTTCGCACTAGACCAAGAACTGTCGCAATTACCTCGCCCACTTCGTTTTTCGCGAAGCACTGCACGATGCCCGCATGGCGTTTCTGCACATGACGGATAACCAAACGTCGGTCCTCGTGAAAGGTCTCGTTATCCAAAGAAGTGTCTTCACCATTAATCAGCCAATAGATTTGTGGGAAAGGATTGCCTGCAGCGGAACACTCCAATTCCAGCTCATCACCTTCGTTTGTACGCGCCTTTGCTGGACCGCGCAGTATTTGTGGCGCTTCCACGACAATAAATTTGATAATTTGCACCAAAGCAGGCGCAATACCGTTATCTAAACGACACACATAGGAGCCTTGATCCTCGGGTATCACATCGGAGATCTGCAGACCGTACGGCAAAACTTTTGTGCGATTGTTGTAGATGTTGATTACATTCGGGCTGCTCCAGACGGCTTCCGGCGGTGGTGAACCCACACCAGGGCATTCGAGCACAGCAGTCTCACCGGGACGCGCAGTCACCTGTGAAACCGGTATGTTAAGGAAGTAGGGCGGTGTGCGATCTATGTAATCGACGCGCAAGTCTATGCGTTGCGGGAAACGCACCTCCACGCCGGTGATAGCGTTCATCGCAGAGCAAGTGTAGTTACCGGAATCTTTTGAGGACACTGAGTTGAGTATGAGCGCACCATTTGCTGACGGCAACACCTCGGTCTGGGGCACTTTCTCACCATTGCGGAAGAAGCTCCACACCGCTGGGGGATTTGAGGTCACTGTGCCGCATCGTATTAACATGCAATTCTTGGGTGCTACACTCCAACGTATGGCATTGCGACTATAACCGTTAGAGTTATCAATGCTTATGGATACGAGTGTCAGTCGCGCTGGCGTGGAAGCAATTGCGGCCGATCCGACCCAGGCCACGCATTGGTAATCGCCCAAAGTTTCGGACGAGACGAATACACGTAAACGCGATGTCAGGTTTTCATTGACGATGTTGTGACCGTCCTATAATAGAGGGAAATGAAGAAGTAGATACAAGTATACTGGAAAGTCATGGTATGGATACCAACCTCGCCACCTTGTAGATAACTGTAGTTCATCGCGTCAGTGGCGCGTGCGCTTGTGTGACGGAACCGCCATTCCAAACGGTCTGGAGTCATATTCAACTCACACTCAAAAACAACTTCATCACCTTTGGGCGCCACAGCCGATTCCGGCGATCGCACGATGTAAACACCTAGCGAGGAAGATTGTGACGCCGCCGACAGCTCGCTTTGATTGCAGATTAGTAAAGTAAACCAGAATGACAGCTGCCAAAACACAGATATTCCAGTCGTTGCACCAGTTGAGAATACAGCGTGCTTCGCCATGGTCCAAGACCAATCTTATTTATGAAGTATTTTAAGTGGTATTCTAAAACCGGATGTTCCCAGTAtataactgaaaaaataaagaaaaacatctATGTTTTAGCAATTCAGTGAAATACGAATAAATTGATGATTGAATTAATAGAGGAAGTggcttataaataattaaacactGCTACAATGTGTAACAAAAAGTATCAGCGTTGCGAGAAGAGGAGCATTGCACTTGCTGCTACTGCTACCGAACTAGTGTATGCATGTATTCATATATGTTCCCATGGCAAACGTACATAAGCCTCATTTCAGTTTTTGTCCCTCCAAACCGAACTTGTTACAAACGCATAACTCAAAGTCAATTCGTATACAAATCGCCTGCTAGCCAACAGCTGCCATATACAGCATTCCAGCCACAACAGACGACAAGCCATTGATTTTGAATTGCGATTCGAATGGGTTGGACAAATGAAGATTAAACTTGGAGGCAGTCATTCgcttttcaatatttatcgCCGCAATAACTTCTTTTCGACTGAGCTTGCAGAACCGGCAATGATTAGTGATTGGTCCTGCAGTAATAGCTTGCGCAATAAATATCTTGGACTGCTGTAACAGGTTAAATGAGATTCCTTGCGCGCACAGCAGGCAACCTTAAAGAAGCATTAAATGTCCAAACACAACGTGCCCAACCAATGGATATAAAGACACATAAGTTAAGGGGCAAGAAAAACTATTAATTTACACACCTCACCTCCTCTAAAACCACCTTTACTTCACAAATAAATGCAGCTTATGTTTTATACTACTTTACGATTCCTTTGCAAATCTTGTTGAAATTCCGCCATCGAATTCGAATTAACGAAATTCGATGTATTGACGCCCGCAAACTACCAGACTTTTGTTAAATAGTACATTTTCTTAATCATTTTACTTggatttaaaaacaatatacagTTTATTTAAATCCTTAttaccaaaataaatatttataaaagcaacaaacactGATTTCAAAgcacaaaatgtttttttatctgatttcgaaaatgttcattttataattaaaagaatttttggTAACTGTGTGGCAACTTCCACTTTGACAGTTCGAATTTGATTACATTTCGCGGAAAAACGTATAAATTGTGCGTCGTATtctacatttataaattttgttaaatatagcgagtattattatttaaaaatgtgttattATTGTAGTGCGGGTACGAAAGTGTGTTCGGTAAATGAAATTTCAAACGTTCGGGCGTGGTTTAGTGAAATTGAAGATCATGACTGGACATTGCTTCGACGCAGCAGAAAACTTCAATTTCCGGTAAGTTGTGGAAATTAGAATTGAAAAAAGAGTTAATTGTTTATAGATGTGTGCTATTATACGAATTCCATGtacatttaaacatattttaagtaCTTTTCTTCCTAAATGTGTACCCGGCGTACCAAGGCATCCAGTTgctgatttgacaaaaaaatcACGCCATATttaaaagcatacatatatgtgtacgcATATCCGTGTGTATATCAATGTGCaattcttatttataaaagaGGCAATGACACTTCTGGTTTATGACTTCGCTAAATGCTTGTGAATTTGCTAAGTACAgagaattatgaattattatgATATTTGAAGATGctagaaatattttcttgttgaatgtattttctaaatgaagaaaattagttaatttaggCGTCAATTATATCTAAAACTCAAATGTAATTGACGgaaatatacttaaaaataatatttaaaatttgaaaatccatTGTTTATAAAAGTCTGACTTAGAATCGCAGCGAAACTGAGGATACGGAAATAACGCAGACAAGTTCAATAGCGGTtggcaaaatcgaaaattggtTAGAGTGAGCCCTTATAGACCTATTTAAAGGATTCATGGATACGATACTTTTAAGCGGCACAAGTGAAGTTTGCATCGCtgataaattttttctttagcaCAATAATCACCATATTCAAGGGAATACTTAACAGGCGGCAGCTGATACAATGACGCTTGTGTGAGCACTTCAACACATCAACGCCCTAGGGATGCATGCGCAACGAGATATGGATCAAAGCCAAGGCTCAACTGAACATGTTTGCACGGATAGCAATAGCGTTACGGATAAGATCTGTTTGGCTTTCGACGATTGTTGTTGCTCAACGGGCGATTGTATGCAGATTTAGTGTACAGTAAAGAGTTGTATATTATGAGCGATCCTATGCACATACATAATTCGGTGTGTAGATACATTTCGGTGCCTGGCACTGTATTGTGCGCTTTATATGAGTTGTCAAGTTTGCAATTTGGCTCGGTTGTCCCTATGTTGAGCCAACTGAGGCAGGTAGCAAAGCCGTAGTTTGCGCACCCATCAGCAACGCGTCTCTGCATGCCAACATTCGCGTACAACGCAATCTGCTTTGATGAAGGGGGCTTGTTGTAGGCAACGGTTGCGCGACAGCGGTGTTCGTAAAGGCAAAATTCCTTTTAAAATGGAGCGCTCCACTCGATCAAAGCACATGTGGCAGGATGAGTGACATAGTAAATGCGAAGTGTGGAGAAACTGCGCAAGCGAATACGCTTTTTGTAGCCAGTCAAATGGTAGttattattggtatttttttgttgcatcaCATCACATCTTTGGCGCAGCAATTTGGTGCGGCGGTGAATGGCAAAATCAACAGCTATGCCGGCAACGATTGGCATTCGACGTTCACTGATGGCTGCACGACGCGATCATTCAACGCTTTTGATATGCCACATCAGTAGGATTTATAAACGCTGTTGGTGGATATGACGTGTGTGCGACGGTTCTTGTTTTTTCGCTGATAAGGTCTGCACCACCACCGCAGTACACCTCTTGATCTCATTTAGCtaccgtttttatactctcttttTGCCTAAAATGCGGCGTCTGTGCCAACTCAagtactgttgtttttgttattcatttCGCTGATGTGGCGATCCTTTGACGGATCTGTGATGTGTATGCTGCGTTCCCGCTCGTCGAGGATGTCGAGGGACGCGCACCGCGCCGCATATCAAGGCGTGCATCGTTAATGGGCCATAATTATTCTTTAGTGTTTGAAAGTGGTCTGGTTCTTTCCTTACCTTATTGTTATTGGCTTCAAGAGCGGCGCGTTCATTAACCGTTTCCACAAGACATTTCATATTCTCTTTTTACTTTCGCATACTTTTAAGTGCTTTGTTAGCCAATTTTATTGCTTCCTCCCTTTCCACTTTTGTTAACtgttgttttcttcatttttttgcaTCGTTAAGTGACAGTATGTCAATGCAGCTTGCCACAACAGACTGCTGTGCCTGCGCTGTACGTCTGTAACGGCAGTTGTTTGCCTTTAAGCTACTGAGTTTTATTGTTTTGGAccattataatttattacaacgcaaattttaatttagtttttgtgtctttcgaaatttcttcaatattttggcCGGTGGAAAGTTTTTGAATCTTTTTTGTAAGCAATATTCTGCATCCTGCTAGCATCTGAGTGCAAATATGCTTAAGTTtatgttcgaaaaaattattattgaaactgtttttctttatttactttaaatacttttaaaaattacgaaatttttcagcaaaaacttattatatttcaatattcttttatttacagttacatactcATACCGGTGTTTTCGTCAAATTCTGGAAATATGTGTAATCAAAAGAGCGAAAAGTTTAAAAAGCTTCCTAAGTTCTTTTTAAGTCTCGGTACCCAaaatttttagttgaaaatgcattcaattgtttttatgtacaatggatatttttttaagtgttgAGAAATTATTGAAAGCAATTTTGAAAGATGTAAGGTGAGttctacaaaaatttatatttattattttgaaatatacctACTATATACTCTTAAATAAGTATGCATTTTGGAAATATCTGGCCATGTCGTCCCTAGGTTTTCTAGTCAGTTTAACAAATAACCTCAAAACTGTAGCACTGCATCATACTTATATGTAAGACCACCGTTATACATGTTATACATCGCCTCGGTCAGCAAAACGACTCATTTCGTTTGAAGTTTTACTTGCTACGGACTCTTTGCCACTTAACTTCGCTTTTCAATACATGCCGGGctttcaacatttttgttgctgttatttgccAAAGCACTTTGGCATCTTGCACCAGCAGAACATTTCAAAGTCATAAAAATTGATGAAGTGCTGCGGCGCGTTGTTGTCGTCGTTGTCTGGACAGCCACTGTCAGTGCCACCGCGCTGGTCAATCGATTGCTGTTTGCTAACACCGCGCCCAAACCTTTGCGCGGCTGTTCGAAGTGCTTTGCACAGCACTTTGCCTTATATTTTACGGTTTTTTCCTTCAACTCCAGCACAGCAGCCATGCGTGCATTGGAGAATTAACAACAATTGCCAGCAGCAAACTTCAGTGTGGTGTCCTTAAGAGCAGTAAATGAAAGTTGCGTTCAACACCAGATCACTTGCTGCCACCTTTCCGGGCTGCGCCACTTGTTCTCGGTACCTTTTGGCCACTTTTTGCGCGCTTGTGTTGGCTCCAATTGGTCGACTCCCTGCTGTTACGCTGCGCCGCGCGGCACTTCTACACTCCTGTTGCTCTTGGAGTCTATCCTTTTGCCTTGCTTGAAATTCCAAACATCTGCTGTGGATGCTGTTTTTGTTGCCACTAAAAACTCGTTTGAAGCGTTGATTACGACTTTGACGCAGTATTTGccgtattttttattgttgttattgttgttgctgttattgttatctCATCACTCATTGCCATGGCGTGTGGATGTGCCTTTTTATTGGCCGTTTttaattgctattgttgttgcgttATTGCCGGCAACAACAGCCGCCAGACATTGGCATGTTTGCTGGTGCCATTTAATTTCTGCCATCGCCGCCCAGACCGACCCAGCCCCAGTTGTTTACGattatcattgttgttgctgctgttgttgttgtcgcatgcTTTTATTAATATCGAAggcatattttcacttttttctcgccagtTTTTTCGGCTGCGCCTTTGCGCTGTTGCTCCTCTTTGGCTGCCTTTTATTGACAGCGAATGCgttaaaataaatgtgaattctTTCGCGAGGCCAAAATGGAATGCGCTGCAGCGGACGCAGCATAAAAATTAACAGCAACAAAGATGAAGAGCGAAAACATggccaaagcaacaacaaaagtcacaCCAAAGTCGCACGCTGAGTGGCTACACACTCATAACATGTGTGTCGCGTGTGTGTCTGTATCTGTTGCAAGCGATATTCGAAGTTTTTAATGTTtggttattaatttttattgcccGCATTCTTTATATTGTGTTGCCATTACTGTTGTTGCGACCTTTAAAGCACTTTTGCATTATTCATGCACTCCGTGCACActctgtttttgctgttgttgttgtccattACCTGTTGCGCCCTGTGCACGTAAATCAAGCCACAGCAGCAGCATGCCCAGCCCGACTGGCCGCGCAACGGACGGCTGTGGCATGTTGCTGTCGCCGAACGAACTGACAGCCTCTGAGcacaacaccaataacaacaacaagatcaAAACGTAGTTTCTCTAATTGGTTTTTTCGACTGCCACACGGTGTGGCATGGCAGGCTTATATATACATCCACAGCACAGGTGGGCTCCACAAATGAGGTATTAGCAAAAAATCTGTAAACTTTGATAAGTTCGCCACTTGCAACACGCCCCAATTGTATTTGTGCCGCAGTTACAAAATCTCATTTGCGCACTTTCCGTTTGgcgcattaaaattaattgcatcGATCTGTAAACACTTcgcaaaaaaaactattatctCACAATTGCATGCAACATAATTGAATTTTGCTGCTGCAAAACCGCAAAGATTTGTCCCGCCTTGCGAGTCGCCACCGCCGCATTGCAATTATTCCGCACATTTAGCTGCAATTAAGCAGTAATAAAGCAGGAAGGCAGGAAGATCAGGACGAAAAGGGGGCAAGTTGCTGCAGCGCGCCACACGCAACCAACAGCACATGCCACAAGTGGTTTTGAGGTTGCGGGCAATGGGACAGGCAGACAGACAAGATAAACGAAAAAAACGGCAAACAAGCAACCGCAAAAGCCACAGCCGGCCCACACTGGGCGCCACCACACCAGCGCTGTGGCATGCAGCAAGCATGCTTACAATAGCTACGCAGTTGTAAGTGCAATAAAAACCACATCGCTTGTACAATTTCATTTTCGTATTTGCATTGCAATTGCGGCACGGCATCGCATGTGCCGTTGCCCGTGCGTGCGTGTCGCAGTCTCCGTTAGCGGTGGGTAGTATGTCGTGCGCGCATGGCATTGCCGAATTGGTTGCACATTGCTTATGCGCTAATTTGTAAGCGCAGAGAAATGCAAATTTTCGCATGTTGCCACGAAAGCCAAATGCGGCATGCCACGCGCTGCGGCCCCAGCACCCATTTTTGGTGGCTGCCACAGGAATTTCAACTCGCCATAACCTTGTGTGGCACAGTGCACGTTGCACgtttgtatattaaatttttactacaacttgccacatgccacgcGCAAACTTTCATTCCACTGCTACCAGCAGGAAGTGAAAAAATGCAGTTTCGGGACTAAATATTCCACCTAAATATTCGCGGACACTGCGTAGCAAACAGTAGAACATTGAAAAAGTGGTTTCAAAGATTCACAAAAAATGTGCAACAACATTTACGACCACTGCAGCAGCCACAAGCTGACAACGAGAATGACTGGTGCAAACCACATTCCACAGGCGGCCGGACGGTGCAAGAAGCGCAGGAGAGGCGACATAAGCGCGCTGTGCAGCACTTATGAGACAAGTAGCGCCCGATCGAGTCGGGCTGTGAGGTGGGTTTTTTGCTTGCCACCGGCGTGTTTTGCATTATGTTGTTATGTCTTTTTGTACCTTCCTTTTTATCTTTCTTTTTGCTTACATTCTCCTTCGCCTTTTGCTTTCCTTTCGATAATAAAAATCGAACTTGTTCATTCGCCGATTTGACGTTTCGGCAGCTGTTGCTTCGTTCCCATGCATTGCGCTTCGCATGGCACTCTACCTCGCCTCGCCGCGGACACGCcaacattttcgttttttaccGCGTTTCGAGCACAACGAAACGCGTTCAACGCGCTTCACTTATTTATGCGCGCTGTCGGTGCCCTCGGACAGGTCTGTGCAACTTCTCGCATTTGCGCAGCGCAATCTGGGTAGAATAACATGTCAGCATAAGGCAACCGGCAAAAAGTCGCAAAATAATATTGGCAAAAAACCGAGGAGTGGCAGCGCGAGGACATTGCATGCACAAGCAAGCGCTGGCTTCGATTATTTTTGCGCTCTGATTTTGCACGGCTGCGGACGCTTGGTCCAACGACCGATTGGCTGCGCGCCTGGGCGGTGTCGCCACTCAGCTTTGCAACGCTGCAATTTAATTGGATGCTCAATttctttttcggttttttgcttGAGTTCTGTTTGCGCTTAAAGCGCATACATTAAGAACGAAGGATAGGAGCTCGAATGGAGGggagaaaataatactttttatggGCTTCTGGTGGCATTATGGAGAGTGCAATCGAACATAATATACTCAGTTCTAATGAACTCAAAATAGAAAGTTCCAGTTCTTTTGATTCAGACATGTTTAGGCCTCTTCTCTTCTCCTAAATTTTGTTTGGAGTAATGAGGAATCTATTGTTAGAGTTTCGCAAAGCAACAAAAGCTTAAACTACCAACTTCCGCGAAGACCATCGGACAACGCAAATGAGATGAGCACGAAGTGCAATTCACTTTAAATCATTTACTGCTCGGCTTTTGCGCAGTCAGCCTGCGGAGTTGCACATAAAATATGGTTAAAGCGCATGCGCAAAATGCCCAAGTAGCATTTTCTAAACAACCAGTTGTTTAGCAGCGGCTTTCAAAGACATTAACTGAattttgtggcatgccacattgGCAACCAAAGTGCACAGTATCTGTTTTTGCACTTGTTATTGTTAGTGTAGCGCATTCTTTGTCTTTGTCTACTTTGTCTACATAAATTTGTGTGTGCAACATCGATGAAAAATGCGGCTGAAGACGCAAATTGTTGCACCTAAAGTGCAGGGCGCTTTGCTGGGCCTTCAGTTGGTTATTGTcagtgtatatacaaatatctctgcaacaacaacaacaacatgaccaTTAGCTTGTTTTGACTGCCTCACTCCGCGCGTGGCATTGACATTAGGTGTGTGCTGTGAAATTGTGCGCAACAAAATTTCAGCGCATGCAAAGTCACAGTCCACGAAAGTGAGTGGAAACGCATTGAAAAAGCAGATTGCTCAAAGCCATACCAacaaaacagcagcaacaaagtaTGGAGCAGTCACTAAAGTGTGCTGAGGAAACGTTCACAGCCTACGCCAAAGCCGTGCAGATTtccgtgttgcatgc
This genomic interval carries:
- the LOC105212687 gene encoding regulatory protein zeste, with amino-acid sequence MSTGVAVAGSADGTVTVVTTTANGADEHNAANTSTASAGASGAAGKSGQITLTPRFTQEEKEILYSLFHEHEEVIDIKFRKKQRSKYSVRDAWEKIVHEFNTHPGVSAMRNLKQIQKFWLNARLRKQYPFRPNGQKDANSSQTSIDSDRAEVVNHQIKDEPDFQVNNMDPDEHGSQNEAFEEIEMDTSDGVGQLEQEPIDPLQQQQQQLQQQQQQQQQHQQQVLQQHVQQQQQQQQQQQQTLQTQQISVDQISAEKLTLNDLLQFKTTRPREDIILQIKHPVDSNTTHITIPSPTRITIPSQHQPQQHTITAMPATAYNQQIISEIKPQQITLAQYQAQQLQQQQQQLAQHQLAVAAQQQQQQQQQQQHQIKMQLQSPATAQFATATPTFTCTTLHALPVATAPAPAPVVPTVSVSNAAVAATTPGNTTITVESFEEKVQYFRLKEAELRYKETQVALEQKKIELSRAQEDLKHLREVHRLQVEELKMKIRILQEEEKLLRKSPSAVQV
- the LOC105212688 gene encoding interference hedgehog isoform X3, whose protein sequence is MAKHAVFSTGATTGISVFWQLSFWFTLLICNQSELSAASQSSSLGVYIVRSPESAVAPKGDEVVFECELNMTPDRLEWRFRHTSARATDAMNYSYLQGGEDGHNIVNENLTSRLRVFVSSETLGDYQCVAWVGSAAIASTPARLTLVSISIDNSNGYSRNAIRWSVAPKNCMLIRCGTVTSNPPAVWSFFRNGEKVPQTEVLPSANGALILNSVSSKDSGNYTCSAMNAITGVEVRFPQRIDLRVDYIDRTPPYFLNIPVSQVTARPGETAVLECPGVGSPPPEAVWSSPNVINIYNNRTKVLPYGLQISDVIPEDQGSYVCRLDNGIAPALVQIIKFIVVEAPQILRGPAKARTNEGDELELECSAAGNPFPQIYWLINGEDTSLDNETFHEDRRLVIRHVQKRHAGIVQCFAKNEVGEVSEGSLLEVIPKQIHGEDSAPLGTVPIRMPYEHTGNKNKGKRKHMKMPNMVPPSRPNITRLSDDSVMLRWYVPKNEGLPIQFFKVQYRMLGDSSRKIPRENWQTTNEDIPYGQHERIFEAGKNFTSSVSGLKPDRFYRFRILAVYSNNDNKEGNTSAKFFLQSSETLGPTKATLPAPELLRVEPLSETAVTIHWTLPANPVNVPDGFYAYYRLASSAGEYLKATVDGQHTRKFKIDLLEPGTVYEFKLQSFNALAASEFSAILQGNTKKLATTPAPVTSPTSVKAKNNDKPKYPIVAGIAGCGILLIVAIIAAFLCMKRRSPAPPEDEDKPQLDHIQADFVTPSVLGVAPHHKSGHRLNGVIPRMNITPNPLAQEADKRELF